From the genome of Virgibacillus siamensis, one region includes:
- a CDS encoding G5 and 3D domain-containing protein: MNFLSRLLPASKFKLIISCIGVMALVVFSGLILFEATKAEVAVTENGEKQTVQTHANTVKELLTELGITVGEHDSLSHRVNAQIKDGMHITYKKANKVIVKVDENEQIYFTTKDTVGEFLQANGMRISKHDEASHKGSEPIKNGLTLTINKAFQVALHNGSKKEKVWVTGGTVGELLKRNGITLDKLDKVKPAKKEKVTEDTPIKITRVNKDLKSVKETIAYDTEKREDSNLEKGKKRVISEGTEGLLVKKYEITKENGKVVNRELVGKNVKRESENRVVAFGTKVEQDLVTLSSSSSNNSSSRSNDDSGSSSSGNDTTAQPKESSDQVFTMTATAYSADCSGCSGYTATGINLHANPNKKVIAVDPSVIPLGTRVWVEGYGYAVAGDTGGGVNGHHIDVHMPTRADALAFGTRTNVTVKVLD; encoded by the coding sequence ATGAATTTTCTTTCAAGGCTATTGCCGGCGTCGAAATTCAAGCTGATTATTTCTTGTATTGGTGTTATGGCGCTGGTTGTTTTTTCTGGTTTAATCCTATTTGAAGCGACTAAAGCTGAGGTAGCCGTTACGGAAAATGGAGAAAAACAAACAGTCCAGACTCACGCAAACACAGTAAAAGAACTGCTTACAGAATTGGGCATAACGGTTGGAGAGCATGATTCGCTTTCACACCGGGTTAATGCACAAATTAAAGATGGAATGCACATTACATACAAGAAAGCTAACAAAGTGATTGTCAAAGTGGATGAAAACGAACAGATTTATTTTACAACGAAAGATACGGTGGGTGAATTCCTTCAAGCGAATGGAATGCGTATCTCAAAGCATGATGAAGCATCGCACAAGGGATCGGAACCAATCAAGAACGGACTGACACTTACAATCAATAAGGCATTTCAGGTTGCCCTTCATAATGGCAGCAAAAAGGAAAAGGTTTGGGTTACGGGTGGAACGGTAGGAGAACTTCTTAAGCGAAACGGTATTACGTTAGATAAATTGGATAAAGTGAAACCTGCCAAAAAAGAAAAGGTTACGGAAGATACACCGATTAAAATTACCCGTGTAAATAAGGATTTGAAAAGTGTCAAAGAAACGATTGCTTATGATACGGAGAAGCGTGAAGACAGCAATCTGGAAAAAGGTAAAAAACGGGTGATTTCAGAAGGAACAGAAGGTCTGCTCGTTAAAAAATACGAAATTACCAAGGAAAACGGAAAAGTTGTTAATCGCGAATTAGTTGGTAAAAACGTGAAGCGGGAAAGTGAGAACCGTGTTGTCGCTTTTGGAACAAAGGTGGAGCAGGATCTTGTAACATTATCAAGTTCCAGTTCTAACAATAGTTCCAGCAGGTCTAACGATGATTCGGGCAGTTCCAGCTCTGGTAATGATACAACTGCACAACCTAAAGAATCCAGTGACCAGGTCTTTACGATGACTGCTACGGCGTACAGTGCTGACTGCAGCGGATGTTCCGGTTATACGGCAACAGGCATTAATTTACATGCCAATCCGAATAAGAAGGTAATTGCAGTGGATCCAAGTGTCATTCCACTTGGTACGAGAGTATGGGTGGAAGGATATGGTTATGCTGTTGCCGGGGATACCGGCGGCGGTGTGAACGGCCATCATATCGATGTACACATGCCAACCAGGGCAGATGCTCTCGCGTTTGGAACAAGAACGAATGTAACTGTAAAAGTTCTCGATTAA
- the rnmV gene encoding ribonuclease M5: protein MKIKEIIVVEGRDDTAKIHQAVDADTIETNGSAVNDTILNQIRHASRKRGVIIFTDPDYPGERIRHIVDQAVPGCKHAFLKRDDARAKHTANKSLGIEHASVTAIQQALIDVYELKEDETIDITKEDLLHYGLIGSPNAAARRDKLCALLQIGHANGKQLLKRLSMFQITKEQFQETANQVLQEENDDN, encoded by the coding sequence GTGAAAATAAAAGAAATTATTGTTGTTGAGGGTCGTGATGACACCGCAAAAATTCATCAAGCGGTTGATGCCGATACGATTGAAACGAATGGATCTGCGGTAAATGACACAATCCTAAATCAAATACGTCATGCCAGTAGGAAACGGGGCGTCATTATATTTACCGATCCTGATTATCCCGGGGAACGTATTCGTCATATTGTGGATCAAGCTGTTCCCGGCTGTAAGCATGCTTTTTTGAAACGGGATGATGCCCGTGCAAAACATACTGCGAATAAAAGTCTCGGAATTGAACATGCATCTGTCACAGCCATTCAACAAGCATTGATCGATGTTTACGAGCTGAAAGAAGATGAAACCATTGATATTACAAAGGAAGACCTGTTACATTACGGGCTGATTGGAAGCCCTAATGCAGCCGCAAGAAGAGATAAGCTTTGTGCATTACTGCAAATTGGACATGCGAATGGAAAACAGTTGCTGAAACGCCTATCCATGTTCCAGATTACAAAGGAACAATTTCAAGAAACGGCAAATCAGGTACTGCAGGAGGAAAATGATGACAACTAA
- the rsmA gene encoding 16S rRNA (adenine(1518)-N(6)/adenine(1519)-N(6))-dimethyltransferase RsmA → MTTNRIATPKRTREILNKYGFHFKKSLGQNFLIDVNILENIMKQAGIDKHAAAIEVGPGIGALTEQLAIHADKVVAYEIDQRLLPILQETLKDYENVQVMHQDILKADVSSAIHKYFDPGKAVHVVANLPYYITTPILMKLLREKLPVTSITIMIQKEVAERMAAEPNNKSYGSLSIAVQYYTDAEVIMNVPKTVFMPPPNVDSSVLQLTIRGIPPVQVDHEGYFFEVVQACFAQRRKTLRNNLNRHFKGVFEKEKITELLEKAGIDGGRRGESLDMQEFAVLANIFYREIGH, encoded by the coding sequence ATGACAACTAACAGAATCGCAACGCCAAAGCGAACCCGGGAAATTTTGAATAAATACGGATTTCATTTCAAAAAAAGCCTTGGACAAAATTTTTTAATTGACGTCAATATACTTGAAAATATTATGAAACAAGCAGGGATTGATAAGCACGCAGCTGCAATTGAAGTCGGGCCTGGTATTGGTGCGCTGACCGAACAGCTTGCCATTCATGCCGATAAAGTGGTTGCTTATGAAATCGATCAGCGTCTGCTGCCCATTTTGCAGGAAACACTAAAGGATTATGAAAATGTTCAGGTCATGCACCAGGATATATTAAAGGCGGATGTCAGCAGCGCAATTCATAAATATTTTGATCCCGGAAAGGCAGTGCATGTGGTTGCGAACTTGCCATACTATATAACAACACCAATTTTAATGAAATTGCTTCGCGAAAAACTTCCGGTTACAAGTATTACTATTATGATTCAAAAAGAAGTTGCTGAACGTATGGCAGCTGAGCCGAACAATAAAAGCTATGGATCGCTTTCCATCGCTGTACAATATTATACCGATGCTGAAGTGATTATGAATGTACCAAAAACTGTCTTTATGCCGCCGCCAAACGTTGATTCAAGTGTACTGCAGTTAACTATCCGGGGAATACCGCCTGTACAGGTTGATCATGAAGGGTATTTTTTTGAAGTGGTACAAGCGTGTTTTGCCCAACGGAGAAAAACGCTGCGAAACAACTTGAACCGGCACTTCAAAGGTGTATTCGAGAAGGAAAAAATAACTGAACTGCTGGAGAAGGCGGGAATTGATGGAGGCCGGCGCGGCGAATCATTGGACATGCAGGAATTTGCAGTACTTGCCAATATATTTTATCGGGAAATCGGACATTAA
- the yabG gene encoding sporulation peptidase YabG: MKFSTGEFVTRISHKHDLLFRIASVTDKVATLHGEDIRLAADAPFDDLVHVEDRDLVKRRKKEKEQEEFSYRLFRQDYQLMREKREYQASNGYQPNISYFQIPAKVLHIDGDPGYLRKCIELYNRLGLQVHGIHVGEKEMPFEIAGLMEKVQPDIIVITGHDAFSRNKGGKGDIRAYRHSKFFGETVRAARQKSANLDQLVIFAGACQSHFESLIRAGANFASSPSRINIHALDPVYIAAKIAYTPFMEKVGVWDALRNTLTGERGLGGVETKGLLRTGMPYIADDEADENS, encoded by the coding sequence ATGAAGTTTTCAACTGGAGAATTTGTGACACGTATATCACATAAGCATGATTTATTGTTCCGGATTGCATCGGTTACAGATAAGGTTGCAACATTGCATGGTGAGGATATTCGATTGGCAGCGGATGCCCCCTTTGATGATTTGGTACATGTAGAAGACAGGGATTTAGTAAAAAGGAGAAAGAAGGAAAAAGAGCAAGAGGAATTTTCCTATCGCCTTTTTCGGCAGGATTATCAGTTAATGCGGGAGAAGCGTGAATATCAGGCAAGTAATGGATATCAGCCAAACATCAGTTATTTCCAGATTCCTGCCAAAGTTCTTCACATTGATGGTGATCCCGGATATTTACGAAAATGTATTGAATTATATAACCGGTTGGGATTGCAGGTTCATGGAATTCATGTAGGTGAAAAGGAAATGCCATTCGAAATTGCCGGTTTAATGGAAAAGGTTCAGCCCGATATTATCGTGATTACGGGTCATGATGCTTTTTCAAGGAATAAAGGAGGAAAGGGTGATATTCGGGCGTACCGGCATTCCAAGTTTTTTGGCGAAACAGTACGTGCCGCGAGACAAAAAAGTGCTAATTTGGATCAACTTGTAATTTTTGCGGGAGCATGCCAGTCCCATTTTGAATCGCTTATCCGTGCTGGGGCGAATTTCGCCAGCTCTCCTTCTCGAATAAATATTCATGCGCTTGATCCTGTTTATATTGCTGCAAAAATCGCGTATACACCATTTATGGAAAAAGTAGGCGTATGGGATGCATTACGTAATACATTAACTGGTGAAAGAGGACTTGGCGGCGTGGAAACAAAAGGTCTTTTACGAACTGGCATGCCTTATATCGCGGACGACGAAGCCGATGAAAATAGCTGA
- the veg gene encoding biofilm formation stimulator Veg, whose product MAKTLVEIKQGLEGQIGKRLKLKANGGRRKTIERCGILAETYPSVFIVELDQDENAFERVSYSYADVLTETVEISFQDGAIMVEQ is encoded by the coding sequence GTGGCAAAAACATTAGTCGAAATTAAGCAAGGTCTTGAGGGTCAGATTGGCAAGCGATTAAAGCTTAAAGCCAATGGCGGAAGAAGGAAAACAATTGAACGATGCGGCATTTTAGCTGAGACATATCCGTCCGTTTTCATTGTTGAGTTGGATCAGGACGAAAATGCATTCGAACGTGTTTCATATAGCTATGCAGACGTCTTAACGGAAACGGTGGAAATCAGTTTCCAGGATGGTGCGATAATGGTTGAGCAGTGA
- a CDS encoding small, acid-soluble spore protein, alpha/beta type produces the protein MGRRGGIMSDQMKEEIAKELGFYDTVQEEGWGGIKARDAGNMVKRAIEIAEQNMNGRP, from the coding sequence ATGGGAAGACGTGGAGGAATAATGTCAGACCAAATGAAAGAAGAAATTGCCAAAGAGTTAGGTTTTTACGACACAGTGCAGGAAGAGGGCTGGGGCGGCATTAAAGCAAGAGATGCCGGAAATATGGTGAAACGTGCAATCGAAATAGCTGAGCAGAACATGAATGGCAGACCCTAA
- the ispE gene encoding 4-(cytidine 5'-diphospho)-2-C-methyl-D-erythritol kinase translates to MIIFERAPAKINLSLDVLGKRNDGFHEVEMIMTSVDLTDRLELMSSDNGKIDVAADNQYVPNDERNLAYKAALAFKNKYRIHKGVQIKITKNIPVSAGLGGGSSDAAAVLRGLNKLWSVGASKQELAEIGAFIGSDVPFCVYSTTAIGTGHGEKIYELPSPPPFFVILAKPNIGISTRNIFPKVKMKELVHPDTQAVIKALEEKDFPGLCAAAGNALETVTFSLFPNVAQIKAKMLKAGAEGVLMSGSGPTMVGLVQHYSKAKRIYNGLRGFCEEVFIVQMLDRR, encoded by the coding sequence ATGATTATATTTGAACGGGCACCAGCTAAAATCAATTTGTCATTGGATGTTCTTGGTAAACGTAACGATGGATTCCATGAAGTGGAAATGATTATGACTTCCGTCGATTTGACTGATCGGCTTGAATTGATGTCATCAGATAATGGTAAAATTGATGTTGCCGCGGACAATCAATATGTGCCAAATGATGAACGCAATCTCGCGTATAAAGCTGCTCTCGCTTTCAAAAATAAATATCGGATCCATAAAGGAGTCCAAATTAAAATAACAAAGAACATCCCTGTTTCCGCCGGGTTGGGCGGAGGAAGCAGTGATGCTGCTGCTGTTTTGCGCGGACTTAACAAACTTTGGTCAGTTGGGGCTTCGAAACAGGAATTGGCGGAAATCGGGGCTTTCATTGGGTCGGACGTTCCTTTTTGCGTGTATAGTACGACTGCAATTGGGACAGGTCATGGAGAAAAAATCTATGAATTGCCATCACCGCCGCCATTTTTTGTTATCCTGGCAAAGCCGAATATCGGCATATCGACCAGAAATATTTTTCCAAAGGTGAAGATGAAAGAACTCGTGCATCCGGATACACAAGCTGTTATAAAGGCACTTGAAGAAAAAGATTTTCCGGGGCTTTGTGCCGCAGCGGGAAATGCTTTAGAGACTGTAACATTTTCGTTATTTCCAAATGTGGCCCAAATCAAAGCGAAAATGCTCAAGGCGGGCGCTGAAGGCGTACTGATGAGCGGTTCGGGACCGACAATGGTTGGTTTGGTTCAACATTACAGCAAGGCAAAGCGCATTTATAACGGATTAAGAGGTTTTTGTGAAGAAGTATTTATCGTGCAGATGCTTGATCGTCGCTGA
- the purR gene encoding pur operon repressor: MKRSDRLVSLTNYFFENPKQHTSLPFFSERYQAAKSSISEDLVIVDRVMREEGIGYLQTSAGAAGGVSYIPYLSEENSTQFIQELCRTLEDPLRILPGGYLYMSDILGDPKKVKQIGKVLASAFSDLDIDVVVTVATKGIPLAYSVASVLSVPVVIVRRDPKVTEGSSVSINYVSGSSRKIQTMVLPKRSLQENANVCIIDDFMKAGGTINGMTSLLNEFNANVKAIGVLAEADDEEDERVVEDYTSLVKIKNVDIKQKAIDVIPGKLHG, from the coding sequence ATGAAAAGAAGCGACCGTTTGGTATCGTTGACGAATTATTTTTTTGAAAATCCAAAACAACATACATCGCTGCCATTTTTTTCTGAAAGGTATCAGGCTGCAAAATCGTCCATTAGTGAAGATTTGGTTATTGTAGACCGTGTCATGCGGGAAGAAGGTATCGGATATTTACAGACATCAGCAGGTGCGGCAGGTGGTGTAAGTTATATTCCGTATCTTTCAGAAGAAAATAGTACACAGTTTATTCAGGAGCTCTGCAGAACATTGGAAGACCCGCTTCGTATTCTTCCCGGAGGCTATCTTTATATGAGTGACATTCTGGGGGATCCAAAAAAGGTGAAGCAAATTGGAAAGGTTCTGGCATCCGCGTTTTCCGATCTTGACATCGATGTTGTGGTGACTGTTGCCACAAAGGGAATCCCGCTTGCGTATTCAGTTGCATCTGTTCTCAGTGTTCCTGTCGTTATTGTTCGCAGGGATCCGAAAGTGACGGAAGGCTCATCTGTCAGCATTAATTATGTATCGGGTTCATCCAGGAAGATTCAGACGATGGTGCTTCCAAAACGCAGTCTGCAGGAGAATGCCAATGTATGTATTATTGATGACTTTATGAAAGCCGGGGGAACGATTAACGGCATGACAAGTTTGCTCAATGAATTTAATGCAAACGTAAAGGCGATTGGTGTTCTGGCAGAAGCTGATGATGAGGAAGATGAGCGGGTCGTGGAAGATTATACCTCGCTCGTGAAAATAAAGAATGTAGATATAAAACAGAAAGCGATTGACGTTATCCCCGGGAAACTTCACGGGTAA
- the spoVG gene encoding septation regulator SpoVG, whose translation MEVTDVRLRRVNTEGRMRAIASITLDQEFVVHDIRVIDGNNGLFVAMPSKRTPDGEFRDIAHPINSNTRAKIQDAVLEEYHRAGEAEVQYEEAGAS comes from the coding sequence ATGGAAGTAACTGACGTAAGATTGCGCCGCGTAAACACAGAGGGCAGAATGCGAGCCATTGCATCGATTACTTTAGACCAGGAGTTTGTTGTCCATGATATCCGCGTCATCGACGGGAACAATGGATTGTTTGTGGCTATGCCATCTAAACGCACTCCTGACGGTGAATTCCGGGATATTGCACATCCGATTAATTCAAATACCCGTGCAAAAATCCAGGATGCTGTTTTAGAAGAATATCATCGTGCCGGCGAAGCAGAGGTACAATATGAAGAAGCCGGTGCTTCGTAA
- the glmU gene encoding bifunctional UDP-N-acetylglucosamine diphosphorylase/glucosamine-1-phosphate N-acetyltransferase GlmU encodes MANRYAIILAAGQGTRMKSKLYKVLHPVMGRPMVQHVIDQLKKAQLDEMVTVVGHGAEKVAEHIGDQCQLVIQEEQLGTGHAAMQAEDLLLDKDGTTIVVCGDTPLITSETYQALFDHHEQENAQATILTATTANPTGYGRVIRNEANEVERIVEQKDANETELRVNEINTGTYCFDNKALFQALKNVSNDNAQGEYYLPDVIEILKKENEKISAFMTVDFEETLGVNDRIALAQAEKSMKKRINEGHMRNGVTIIDPDHTYIGPDVQIEPDVLIHPGSIIEGDSVIKSEAEIGPHSEIHNCIVGEQTVMKQSVANDSNIGKRVKIGPYAHIRPEAAIGDEAKIGNFVEVKKAAIGNGSKVSHLSYIGDAEVGTNVNIGCGTITVNYDGKNKFLTTIEDDAFIGCNSNLIAPVTVGKSSYVAAGSTITKHVPEDSLSVARARQTNKEGYASRIRNRK; translated from the coding sequence ATGGCAAATCGATATGCTATCATTCTTGCGGCCGGACAAGGAACCAGAATGAAGTCAAAATTATATAAAGTACTTCATCCTGTTATGGGACGTCCAATGGTACAGCATGTGATAGATCAACTGAAGAAGGCGCAGCTGGATGAGATGGTTACTGTTGTAGGTCATGGTGCTGAAAAAGTGGCTGAACATATTGGTGATCAGTGCCAGCTTGTTATTCAGGAAGAACAACTGGGGACAGGGCATGCGGCAATGCAGGCAGAAGATTTGCTGCTTGATAAGGATGGTACAACCATTGTCGTATGCGGTGATACACCTTTAATTACCAGTGAAACATATCAGGCGCTTTTTGATCATCATGAACAGGAAAATGCGCAAGCGACAATCTTAACTGCAACAACCGCTAATCCCACAGGTTATGGAAGGGTAATTCGTAATGAAGCGAATGAAGTGGAACGCATTGTAGAACAAAAGGATGCAAACGAAACAGAATTGCGGGTAAATGAGATTAACACCGGTACATACTGTTTTGATAATAAAGCTTTGTTTCAGGCTCTGAAAAATGTATCTAATGATAATGCTCAGGGCGAATATTATCTTCCGGATGTCATTGAAATACTTAAGAAGGAAAACGAAAAAATAAGTGCATTCATGACTGTGGATTTTGAAGAAACACTTGGTGTCAATGACCGTATTGCATTGGCACAGGCCGAAAAGTCAATGAAAAAGCGGATTAATGAGGGGCATATGCGGAATGGCGTTACAATAATCGATCCGGATCATACCTATATCGGTCCGGATGTACAGATCGAACCGGATGTGCTGATTCACCCCGGATCGATTATCGAAGGCGATTCCGTCATAAAATCCGAGGCAGAAATTGGTCCGCATAGTGAAATTCATAATTGTATTGTCGGTGAACAGACTGTGATGAAGCAAAGTGTTGCCAATGACAGTAACATCGGCAAGCGGGTTAAAATTGGACCGTATGCACATATCCGTCCGGAAGCTGCCATCGGCGATGAAGCAAAAATCGGAAACTTTGTTGAAGTGAAGAAGGCGGCAATCGGAAATGGAAGCAAGGTTTCCCACCTAAGCTATATTGGTGATGCGGAGGTCGGAACTAATGTGAATATTGGCTGCGGAACGATTACCGTTAACTATGACGGTAAAAATAAATTCTTAACGACAATTGAAGACGATGCGTTTATCGGATGTAATTCCAATTTAATTGCACCGGTTACTGTAGGAAAAAGTTCGTATGTGGCTGCAGGTTCCACCATTACGAAACATGTCCCGGAAGATTCGTTATCGGTTGCACGCGCCAGACAGACGAATAAAGAAGGATATGCATCAAGGATTAGAAACAGAAAATAA
- a CDS encoding ribose-phosphate diphosphokinase, with amino-acid sequence MASGYKDPYLKVLSLNSNRKLAEDIASHIGTTLGECTVSAFSDGEIQINIEESVRGCDVYVVQSTCSPVNTHIMELLIMIDALKRASARSINIVMPYYGYARQDRKARSREPITSKLIADLLETAGANRVITLDLHAPQIQGFFDVPIDHLQGVPILSDYFEAKNFDDVVVVSPDHGGVTRARKMADRLKAPIGIIDKRRPRPNVAEVMNIVGNIEGKTAILIDDIIDTAGTITLAANALIENGAKEVYACCTHPVLSGPAIDRINDSKIKELIITNSIPLPEEKQSDKIKTLSVAPLIGEAITRVHELKSVSILFD; translated from the coding sequence ATGGCTTCTGGATACAAGGATCCATATTTGAAAGTATTATCATTGAATTCGAACCGGAAATTGGCGGAGGACATCGCCAGTCATATTGGAACAACACTGGGTGAATGTACGGTGTCCGCATTCAGTGATGGGGAAATACAGATTAACATTGAGGAAAGTGTGCGCGGATGTGATGTTTATGTAGTACAGTCCACATGTTCACCGGTAAACACACACATAATGGAACTGTTGATTATGATTGATGCATTAAAGCGCGCATCAGCAAGATCAATCAATATTGTCATGCCTTATTACGGGTATGCACGACAGGATCGTAAAGCACGCTCAAGGGAACCGATAACATCCAAGCTGATAGCAGACCTTCTGGAGACTGCCGGTGCCAACCGTGTAATCACACTTGATTTGCATGCACCGCAAATTCAAGGGTTCTTTGATGTCCCAATCGACCACTTGCAAGGTGTGCCGATTTTATCTGATTACTTTGAAGCCAAAAACTTTGATGATGTTGTTGTTGTCTCACCAGACCATGGCGGTGTGACGAGAGCGCGTAAAATGGCGGACCGTCTGAAAGCGCCAATTGGTATCATTGATAAGCGCCGTCCGCGTCCAAATGTGGCGGAAGTAATGAATATTGTTGGTAATATTGAAGGAAAAACGGCAATACTGATTGATGATATCATTGATACAGCCGGAACAATTACACTGGCGGCAAACGCGCTTATTGAAAACGGGGCAAAAGAAGTTTATGCCTGCTGTACACACCCTGTCTTGTCCGGACCGGCAATTGACCGTATTAATGATTCCAAAATAAAAGAGCTGATCATCACAAATTCCATTCCATTGCCGGAAGAAAAGCAAAGCGACAAGATAAAAACCTTATCTGTTGCGCCACTGATCGGCGAAGCAATAACACGCGTGCATGAACTGAAGTCAGTAAGTATTCTGTTTGACTAA
- a CDS encoding 50S ribosomal protein L25/general stress protein Ctc, with amino-acid sequence MAVKLKAALREDHTKSATKMIRESGDVPSVVYGKDKDTKSISVNSIELVKTVRDEGRNAIISLDVENDKPVDVMLHDYQMDPLRDELIHADFYVVNMSEEMDVEVPLNLTGEAPGVKEGGVLQQPLYELQVRAKPADIPEEISVDVAELQIGDTIAISDLPKASSYEFLEDADTTVATVVPPDTLDDVEEEADETAEPELVDAKKDEEEE; translated from the coding sequence ATGGCAGTAAAATTGAAAGCGGCGCTTCGGGAAGATCATACGAAGTCTGCAACAAAAATGATTAGAGAGAGCGGAGACGTTCCATCCGTCGTATATGGAAAAGATAAAGACACAAAATCAATTTCCGTAAACAGCATTGAATTGGTTAAAACCGTTCGTGATGAAGGCCGGAACGCAATCATTTCACTTGATGTCGAGAATGATAAACCGGTCGATGTAATGCTGCATGATTATCAAATGGACCCATTAAGAGATGAATTGATTCATGCTGACTTTTACGTTGTAAACATGTCTGAAGAAATGGATGTTGAAGTACCGCTCAACCTGACCGGCGAAGCACCGGGAGTAAAAGAAGGCGGCGTACTGCAGCAGCCATTATATGAATTGCAGGTACGTGCTAAACCTGCTGATATTCCGGAAGAAATTTCTGTGGATGTGGCAGAGCTGCAAATTGGTGATACCATTGCTATTTCCGACTTGCCAAAAGCAAGCAGCTACGAATTCCTGGAAGATGCTGATACTACAGTAGCAACTGTTGTTCCGCCAGATACACTGGATGATGTGGAGGAAGAGGCAGATGAAACTGCTGAACCGGAATTAGTGGATGCTAAGAAGGATGAGGAAGAAGAATAA
- the pth gene encoding aminoacyl-tRNA hydrolase: MKCIVGLGNPGFKFKKTRHNIGFMVIDELVERHNWKLKKDKFNGKSIVEHVQGEKVVLLKPQTFMNLSGQSIRPLMDFYQLEAADILVIYDDMDLPTGKIRLRQKGGHGGHNGVRSAIEHIGSKEFKRLRIGIGRPETRIPVIDYVLGSFPKAQQKDASESIQTAADACEAWMEKPFDQVMNEFNNQQ, encoded by the coding sequence ATGAAATGTATTGTAGGTTTGGGAAATCCCGGCTTTAAATTTAAGAAAACACGTCATAATATCGGTTTTATGGTGATTGATGAGCTGGTCGAGCGTCATAACTGGAAACTGAAAAAGGATAAATTCAATGGAAAATCAATTGTTGAACATGTTCAAGGTGAAAAGGTCGTTTTGCTGAAACCGCAGACATTTATGAATTTGTCCGGTCAGTCTATTAGACCGTTGATGGATTTTTATCAACTGGAGGCAGCTGATATTCTGGTGATTTATGATGATATGGATTTACCGACCGGGAAAATAAGATTACGCCAAAAGGGCGGACATGGAGGTCACAATGGTGTCCGTTCCGCAATCGAACATATTGGCTCAAAAGAATTCAAACGATTGCGCATCGGCATTGGCCGGCCGGAAACAAGGATACCAGTAATTGATTATGTGCTTGGATCCTTTCCCAAAGCACAACAAAAGGATGCATCAGAAAGTATACAAACTGCAGCAGATGCATGTGAAGCCTGGATGGAAAAGCCGTTTGATCAAGTAATGAATGAATTTAATAATCAGCAGTGA
- a CDS encoding anti-sigma-F factor Fin family protein, whose amino-acid sequence MSIVYTCRHCGHMIGELDQHAVDASMLGLDRLSTRDKQEMVHYQANGDVHIQAICENCEESLGNNPQFHELDYFIQ is encoded by the coding sequence ATGTCAATTGTGTATACATGCAGGCATTGCGGGCATATGATCGGAGAATTGGATCAGCATGCAGTCGATGCATCTATGCTTGGCCTGGATAGGTTATCCACCAGGGATAAGCAGGAAATGGTTCACTATCAAGCAAATGGTGATGTCCATATACAGGCAATTTGTGAAAACTGTGAAGAATCATTGGGAAACAACCCGCAGTTTCATGAACTTGATTATTTTATACAATAA